Proteins from a genomic interval of Actinoalloteichus hymeniacidonis:
- a CDS encoding alpha/beta hydrolase, translating to MLRSRIVSALAAVIAVTGIAVSPAAAADQETEIIDVPVSFTVQNINRTLNQCDTDGETYTVHGYLTGPAEVLTEGDPPVTLYVHGTNTAQWIWRLDVEGRNYVEELAERGHVSVSIDRLGYGENPLSNGFDTCTGANADVAHQVVEQLRAGDYQVDGDAPAAEGIEFSQVFMGGHSSGALVAELVAYSFGSIDGIVSTGWAAIGITSETARRFFPMFDSCQRTIAPGAEVEAGQTPGYVYFDQTLDDFYQGSVSDTIDPVVREAIADRHVPSPCGVMVSEPLSILEDLTHLADIEVPVHFVFGAEDTLREGVEPYPGLFTGSEEISEITIPDAGHIMLIDNNAELVYDSIAEWLDQR from the coding sequence ATGCTGCGCTCTCGCATCGTCTCGGCACTGGCCGCCGTCATCGCGGTGACGGGAATAGCGGTGTCCCCGGCGGCTGCCGCCGATCAGGAAACCGAGATCATCGATGTTCCGGTGTCCTTCACCGTGCAGAACATCAATCGCACCTTGAATCAATGTGACACCGACGGCGAGACCTACACCGTGCACGGATATCTGACTGGCCCGGCCGAGGTGTTGACCGAGGGCGACCCGCCGGTGACGTTGTATGTGCACGGCACCAACACCGCCCAGTGGATCTGGCGGTTGGACGTCGAAGGCCGCAACTACGTCGAGGAACTGGCCGAGCGCGGCCACGTCTCGGTGTCCATCGACCGGCTGGGCTACGGGGAGAACCCGTTGTCCAACGGCTTCGACACCTGCACCGGGGCCAATGCCGATGTGGCGCACCAGGTCGTCGAGCAGCTGCGGGCGGGCGATTACCAGGTCGACGGCGACGCCCCGGCGGCCGAAGGGATCGAATTCTCCCAGGTCTTCATGGGTGGCCACTCCAGTGGCGCGCTCGTCGCGGAGTTGGTGGCGTACTCCTTCGGCAGCATCGACGGGATCGTCTCCACCGGCTGGGCCGCCATCGGCATCACCTCGGAGACGGCCCGCCGGTTCTTCCCGATGTTCGACAGCTGCCAGCGCACCATCGCACCGGGCGCCGAGGTCGAGGCGGGGCAGACACCGGGGTACGTCTACTTCGACCAGACGCTCGACGACTTCTACCAGGGCAGTGTCAGCGACACCATCGATCCGGTGGTCCGGGAGGCGATCGCCGACCGCCACGTTCCCAGTCCCTGCGGAGTGATGGTCTCCGAACCGCTGTCCATTCTCGAAGACCTGACGCATCTGGCGGATATCGAGGTGCCGGTGCATTTCGTCTTCGGCGCCGAGGACACGCTGCGCGAAGGTGTCGAACCCTATCCGGGTCTGTTCACCGGAAGCGAGGAGATCAGCGAAATCACCATCCCGGATGCCGGTCACATCATGTTGATCGATAACAACGCAGAACTCGTCTACGACAGCATCGCGGAATGGCTGGATCAACGCTGA
- a CDS encoding alpha/beta hydrolase — protein sequence MPRMKDVGIVLAAVAVAAAVPLVANLGAAPGPTAGAQQISDETRAQAAEATARRLADADIVDLAVEFTVRDVNRSATPCTPTDETYTVRGHLTAPESVLAEEDPQVTLYQHDLSANEWYWRLDVPGYHHAEELARRGHASLTIDRVGYGASDRPNGYHLCLGAQADMTDQIIGDLRAGDYRVVESTAEVVEFSSVVLAGLGTGAQIAQHAALFGNADGLVVMGWADLGRTNRFMTRFFAGLSTCMQSAGPDQQPEVDGGYAYFDVGATQYVETNFHDADPEVLAAATPLQTRHPCKEVVSQLEGISTDLRELPEVTTPVLGVYGTEDSLFQDGEEQLALFSEADTELITLPDAGHYVGLDSEPELFHDGLADWLAAR from the coding sequence ATGCCCCGAATGAAAGACGTCGGCATCGTCCTGGCCGCCGTCGCCGTGGCCGCCGCCGTTCCCCTGGTGGCCAATCTCGGCGCGGCACCCGGACCGACGGCAGGCGCACAACAGATATCCGACGAGACCCGGGCGCAGGCCGCCGAGGCGACCGCGCGGCGACTCGCCGACGCCGACATCGTGGATCTGGCGGTGGAGTTCACCGTCCGCGACGTCAACCGGTCCGCCACACCCTGCACCCCTACGGACGAGACGTACACGGTGCGCGGTCATCTGACCGCCCCCGAGTCGGTGCTCGCCGAAGAGGACCCGCAGGTGACCCTCTACCAGCACGATCTCTCCGCCAACGAGTGGTACTGGCGGTTGGATGTGCCCGGCTATCACCATGCCGAGGAGTTGGCCCGCCGTGGCCATGCCTCGCTGACGATCGACCGGGTCGGCTATGGCGCCAGCGATCGGCCCAACGGCTATCACCTGTGCCTGGGCGCGCAGGCGGACATGACCGATCAGATCATCGGCGATCTGCGGGCAGGCGACTATCGGGTCGTCGAGTCCACTGCGGAGGTCGTGGAGTTCTCCTCGGTGGTGCTCGCCGGGTTGGGCACCGGCGCCCAGATCGCCCAGCACGCCGCGCTCTTCGGCAACGCCGACGGACTGGTGGTGATGGGCTGGGCCGATCTCGGCAGAACCAACCGGTTCATGACCAGGTTCTTCGCCGGGCTGTCCACCTGCATGCAGAGCGCGGGGCCGGATCAACAACCCGAGGTCGACGGCGGTTACGCCTACTTCGATGTCGGCGCCACCCAGTACGTGGAGACCAATTTCCACGACGCCGACCCAGAGGTGTTGGCGGCAGCCACCCCGTTGCAGACCAGGCACCCCTGCAAGGAGGTCGTCTCCCAGCTCGAAGGCATCTCCACCGATCTGCGGGAGCTGCCCGAAGTGACCACGCCGGTCCTGGGCGTCTACGGCACCGAGGACAGCCTGTTTCAGGACGGCGAGGAACAACTCGCCTTGTTCTCCGAGGCCGACACCGAACTGATCACGCTGCCCGATGCCGGTCACTACGTCGGACTGGATAGCGAACCGGAGCTGTTCCACGACGGATTGGCCGATTGGTTGGCCGCCCGATGA